The following proteins are co-located in the Spea bombifrons isolate aSpeBom1 chromosome 3, aSpeBom1.2.pri, whole genome shotgun sequence genome:
- the P2RY1 gene encoding P2Y purinoceptor 1, translating to MTEVFLSALLNVTQSTLLASGSSAGNVTKCSLTKTGFQFYYLPAVYIVVCITGFIGNSVAIWMFIFHMKPWSSISVYMFNLALADFLYVLSLPALIFYYFNKTDWIFGDVMCKLQRFIFHVNLYGSILFLTCISVHRYTGVVHPLKSLGRLKKKNSVYISALVWFIVIAGISPILFFSGTATRKNKTITCFDTSADEYLRSYFIYSMCTTVFGFCIPFILILGCYGLIVRALIYKDMNNAPLRKKSIYLVIIVLTVFAVSYLPFHVMKNLNLRARLDFQSPEMCFFNDRVYATYQVTRGLASLNSCVDPILYFLAGDTFRRRLSRATRKASRRSEANVQSKSEEMTLNILSEYKQNGDTSL from the coding sequence ATGACAGAAGTCTTTCTCTCAGCCCTTTTGAATGTTACTCAGAGCACTTTGCTAGCAAGTGGCTCCTCTGCTGGGAATGTCACAAAATGCTCCCTGACAAAGACTGGCTTTCAGTTCTATTACCTTCCTGCTGTGTATATAGTAGTTTGCATTACAGGATTTATTGGTAATAGTGTAGCAATATGGATGTTCATTTTTCACATGAAACCATGGAGCAGTATTTCGGTCTACATGTTCAATTTGGCACTTGCggattttttatatgttctatCCCTCCCAGCgctgatattttattatttcaataaaacagaCTGGATCTTTGGAGATGTCATGTGCAAATTGCAAAGATTTATTTTCCATGTTAATCTTTATGGAAGCATTTTGTTCTTGACTTGCATCAGTGTGCACAGATACACAGGGGTAGTGCATCCTCTCAAGTCACTTGGGAGACTGAAGAAGAAAAATTCCGTCTACATCAGTGCACTTGTCTGGTTCATTGTGATTGCTGGTATCTCACCTATCTTATTCTTCTCTGGTACTGCAACcaggaaaaataaaaccatcACATGTTTCGATACGTCTGCTGACGAATACTTAAGAAGCTACTTTATCTACAGCATGTGCACCACTGTCTTTGGGTTCTGCATTCCCTTTATATTAATTCTGGGTTGCTATGGATTAATAGTCCGAGCCTTGATCTACAAAGATATGAACAATGCCCCCCTTCGAAAGAAATCTATTTATCTTGTTATAATTGTGCTGACTGTTTTTGCTGTTTCCTACCTTCCCTTCCATGTGATGAAGAATTTAAATTTGCGAGCTAGGCTGGACTTTCAATCTCCAGAGATGTGCTTCTTCAATGATAGGGTGTATGCTACCTACCAAGTGACTAGGGGCCTTGCTAGCCTCAATAGCTGTGTAGACCCCATCCTCTACTTCTTGGCAGGAGATACCTTTCGGCGGAGGCTGTCCAGGGCAACTAGAAAAGCATCTAGAAGAAGCGAAGCAAACGTACAGTCTAAAAGTGAGGAGATGACTCTGAACATCTTATCAGAGTATAAGCAGAACGGGGACACGAGCTTGTGA